A part of Pseudomonas sp. MYb118 genomic DNA contains:
- a CDS encoding putative 2-dehydropantoate 2-reductase, which yields MTGTVAKPTIGIIGTGAIGGFYGLMLARAGFDVHFLLRSEFCAVAEHGLRLDSAVHGKLTLNPVQAYSCAEDMPPCDWLLIGAKTTSNAELVPAILQAAAPDAKVLLLQNGLDVEDGLRELLPDSLHVLGGLCYICVHRDGPGAITHQALGMVHVGYHSGPAADEQAGTAIAEEGARLFQAAGIDSHSMPNLHQARWQKLVWNIPYNGLSVLLGASTTPLMADADSRELIKAVMAEVVQGAIACGHEVAPGYAEHLFAMTEKMPDYWPSMYHDFLHKRPLELAAIYARPLAAAKAAGCEMPRIEALYRSLSFIDRRNA from the coding sequence ATGACAGGAACAGTCGCAAAACCGACCATCGGTATTATTGGCACCGGCGCCATCGGTGGTTTCTACGGATTGATGCTGGCGCGAGCCGGTTTCGATGTGCATTTTCTGTTGCGCAGCGAGTTTTGCGCGGTGGCTGAACACGGGTTGCGACTCGACAGCGCCGTGCATGGCAAGCTGACGTTGAATCCGGTGCAGGCCTATTCGTGCGCCGAAGACATGCCGCCCTGTGACTGGTTGCTGATCGGCGCGAAAACCACCAGCAATGCCGAACTGGTGCCGGCCATTCTCCAGGCCGCCGCGCCCGACGCCAAAGTGCTGTTGCTGCAGAACGGCCTGGACGTTGAAGACGGTCTGCGCGAGTTGTTGCCCGACTCGCTGCACGTGCTGGGCGGGCTCTGCTACATCTGTGTCCATCGCGACGGGCCGGGGGCGATCACCCATCAGGCGCTGGGCATGGTGCATGTCGGCTATCACAGTGGCCCGGCAGCAGATGAGCAGGCGGGTACGGCAATTGCCGAGGAGGGCGCACGCCTGTTCCAGGCCGCCGGTATCGACTCCCACAGCATGCCGAATCTGCATCAGGCGCGCTGGCAGAAGCTGGTCTGGAACATCCCTTACAACGGTCTGTCGGTGTTGCTGGGCGCCAGCACCACACCGCTGATGGCCGATGCCGACAGTCGGGAACTGATCAAGGCCGTGATGGCCGAGGTGGTCCAGGGGGCCATCGCCTGCGGTCACGAAGTTGCGCCCGGGTATGCCGAGCATCTGTTTGCGATGACCGAAAAAATGCCCGACTACTGGCCGAGCATGTATCACGATTTCCTGCACAAGCGCCCGCTGGAACTGGCGGCGATCTATGCCCGGCCACTGGCTGCGGCCAAGGCGGCAGGGTGTGAAATGCCCCGGATCGAAGCGCTGTACCGCAGCTTGAGTTTTATTGATCGACGCAACGCTTGA
- a CDS encoding 5'-nucleotidase, whose translation MAKTIDDKLVLAISSRALFDLSESHKVYLSSGVEAYRQYQIEHEDEILEPGDAFPLVQKLLNLNASLGRARVEVVLVSRNSADTGLRVFNSIHHYGLAISRAAFVGGRSPYPYLKAFGCDLFLSTHAEDVRSALDAGFAAATILSGGASRAASDELRIAFDGDAVLFSDESERIYQAGGLEAFQASERESARQPLRGGPFKGFLAALNLLQREFADDACPIRTALVTARSAPAHERVIRTLREWDIRLDESLFLGGLTKSAFLEAFAADVFFDDQAGHCELAREVVATGHVPHGISNEQKV comes from the coding sequence ATGGCCAAAACGATTGACGACAAGCTGGTGCTGGCGATTTCTTCGCGGGCGCTGTTCGACCTGAGCGAGAGCCACAAGGTGTATCTGTCCAGTGGCGTGGAGGCGTACCGGCAATACCAGATCGAGCACGAGGACGAAATTCTCGAGCCCGGCGATGCCTTCCCGCTGGTGCAAAAACTGCTCAACCTCAATGCCAGCCTGGGGCGCGCACGGGTCGAAGTCGTCCTGGTGTCGCGCAACAGTGCCGACACCGGGCTGCGAGTGTTCAACTCGATTCATCATTACGGCCTGGCGATTTCCCGCGCGGCGTTCGTCGGTGGGCGCAGCCCGTACCCTTATCTCAAGGCCTTCGGTTGCGACCTGTTTCTGTCGACCCATGCCGAAGACGTGCGCAGCGCCCTGGATGCCGGGTTCGCGGCAGCGACCATTCTCTCCGGCGGTGCCAGCCGTGCCGCCAGTGATGAACTGCGCATTGCCTTTGACGGTGACGCGGTGCTGTTTTCCGACGAGTCGGAGCGCATCTATCAGGCCGGTGGCCTTGAAGCGTTCCAGGCCAGTGAGCGCGAAAGCGCCCGTCAACCGTTGCGTGGCGGGCCTTTCAAGGGCTTCCTCGCGGCACTGAATCTGCTCCAGCGTGAGTTCGCCGACGACGCCTGCCCGATTCGCACCGCGCTGGTGACGGCCCGTTCGGCGCCAGCCCATGAGCGGGTGATCCGCACCTTGCGCGAATGGGACATCCGCCTGGACGAGTCGCTGTTTCTCGGCGGCCTGACCAAATCGGCGTTTCTCGAAGCCTTTGCCGCCGACGTGTTTTTCGACGATCAGGCCGGTCATTGCGAGTTGGCCCGCGAGGTGGTCGCGACCGGCCATGTGCCCCATGGCATAAGCAACGAGCAAAAGGTTTAA
- a CDS encoding universal stress protein codes for MIRSMLYATDLGLYAPVVMQHALALARTFEADLYVVHAVEPMGLFAESVLQSYLDERALNEFHSQGLNTVIANIEQRVLEGFRDELGDEGKQELERIKAVRVLQGDPSQVILDQARKLSVDLLIVGSHSHGAGAETPLGRTAARVLQLAQVPVYLVPLVERRRRGDR; via the coding sequence ATGATTCGTTCGATGTTGTACGCCACCGACCTTGGCCTGTACGCCCCTGTGGTGATGCAGCATGCCCTGGCGCTGGCTCGAACCTTCGAGGCTGATTTGTATGTGGTGCACGCCGTCGAGCCCATGGGGCTGTTCGCCGAGTCGGTGTTGCAGAGCTACCTTGATGAGCGGGCACTGAACGAGTTTCACAGTCAGGGGCTCAATACAGTCATTGCCAATATCGAGCAGCGCGTGCTCGAGGGGTTTCGTGATGAACTGGGGGATGAAGGAAAGCAGGAGTTGGAGAGGATCAAGGCCGTGCGGGTGCTCCAGGGCGATCCGTCGCAGGTGATTCTCGACCAGGCGCGAAAACTTTCCGTGGATTTGTTGATCGTAGGCAGTCATAGCCATGGTGCTGGCGCGGAAACGCCTCTGGGCAGGACCGCAGCGCGGGTATTGCAGTTGGCTCAGGTCCCGGTCTATCTGGTGCCGTTGGTGGAACGGCGGCGCCGTGGGGATCGCTAG
- the cysB gene encoding HTH-type transcriptional regulator CysB: MKLQQLRYIWEVAHHDLNVSATAQSLYTSQPGISKQIRLLEDELGVEVFARSGKHLTRVTPAGERIITTAGEILRKVESIKQIAQEFSNEKKGTLSIATTHTQARYALPPVISNFIKQYPEVALHMHQGSPMQIAEMAADGTVDFAIATEALELFGDLVMMPCYRWNRCVVVPQGHPLTKLSKLTLEALAEYPIVTYVFGFTGRSKLDEAFSHRGLTPKVVFTAADADVIKTYVRLGLGVGIVAKMAVDTKLDGDLVVLDASELFESSITKIGFRRGTFLRGFMCDFIEKFAPHLTREVMAKAIACHNKQELEELFDGVELPVH; this comes from the coding sequence ATGAAGCTTCAACAATTGCGCTACATCTGGGAAGTGGCGCACCACGACCTCAACGTTTCGGCTACCGCCCAAAGCCTCTACACCTCGCAACCGGGCATCAGTAAACAGATCCGCCTGCTGGAAGACGAACTGGGCGTGGAAGTTTTCGCCCGCAGTGGCAAGCACCTGACCCGCGTCACGCCGGCTGGCGAGCGCATCATTACCACCGCCGGCGAAATCCTGCGCAAGGTCGAAAGCATCAAGCAGATCGCCCAGGAATTCTCCAACGAGAAAAAAGGCACCCTGTCGATCGCCACCACGCACACCCAGGCCCGTTATGCCTTGCCGCCGGTGATCAGCAATTTCATCAAGCAATACCCGGAAGTCGCCCTGCACATGCATCAGGGCTCGCCGATGCAGATCGCTGAAATGGCCGCTGACGGTACGGTCGATTTCGCGATCGCCACCGAAGCCCTGGAGCTGTTCGGCGACCTGGTGATGATGCCGTGCTACCGCTGGAACCGCTGCGTAGTGGTGCCCCAGGGCCATCCGCTGACCAAACTGTCGAAGCTGACCCTCGAAGCCCTCGCCGAATACCCGATCGTGACCTACGTGTTCGGTTTCACCGGTCGTTCAAAACTCGATGAGGCGTTCAGCCATCGCGGTCTGACGCCGAAAGTGGTGTTCACCGCCGCCGACGCCGACGTGATCAAGACCTACGTGCGCCTGGGTCTGGGCGTGGGTATCGTGGCGAAAATGGCGGTCGACACCAAGCTCGACGGCGACCTGGTGGTGCTCGATGCCAGTGAGTTGTTCGAATCCAGCATCACCAAGATCGGTTTCCGTCGCGGCACGTTCCTGCGCGGTTTCATGTGCGACTTCATCGAGAAATTCGCCCCGCACCTGACCCGTGAAGTCATGGCCAAGGCCATCGCGTGCCACAACAAGCAGGAACTGGAAGAACTGTTCGACGGTGTCGAACTGCCGGTGCACTGA
- a CDS encoding transcription elongation factor GreAB, with protein sequence MNKTSVHQLIIDKLRIDLNVAERAAQTAYETATHEENIAENKYDTLGLEASYLATGQARRMEEIRQSLTLCQNMSLRPYDDQRGIEVGALLGLEDDKGREQWLFLAPDAAGLKVDLVGQSITVITPRSPLGKGLLGKFEGDEVEIVVAGARQQFSVTEVV encoded by the coding sequence ATGAACAAGACAAGCGTCCACCAACTGATCATCGACAAACTCAGGATCGACCTCAACGTCGCCGAGCGTGCCGCGCAGACCGCTTACGAAACCGCCACCCACGAAGAAAACATCGCCGAGAACAAGTACGACACCCTGGGGCTGGAAGCGTCTTATCTGGCAACCGGCCAGGCCCGGCGCATGGAAGAAATCCGCCAGTCACTGACGTTGTGCCAGAACATGTCCTTGCGCCCCTACGACGACCAGCGCGGCATCGAAGTCGGTGCGCTGCTGGGCCTGGAGGACGACAAGGGGCGTGAGCAATGGCTGTTTCTAGCCCCGGATGCGGCAGGTCTGAAAGTCGACCTGGTGGGGCAGTCGATTACCGTCATCACCCCTCGCTCACCGCTGGGCAAAGGCCTGCTGGGCAAGTTCGAGGGGGATGAGGTAGAGATCGTGGTGGCGGGCGCCCGGCAACAGTTTTCTGTCACCGAGGTCGTCTAG
- the earP gene encoding elongation factor P maturation arginine rhamnosyltransferase EarP, with protein sequence MPEMKTRWDIFCTVVDNFGDIGVTWRLARQLVAEHSLAVRLWVDDLRAFERLCPDIDIHAAQQWQAGVDVRQWPADWASTDAADVVIAAFACQLPGAYMDAMASRDKLPLWMNLDYLSAEDWVVGCHGLPSVKYKSVQKYFFFPGFQAGTGGLLRERGLLEQRRQFQQSPELQRTFLRGLGIVPAAGAQLISLFAYENAGLGSWLDVLAAHAQPTHLLVPEGRILGDVERWLGVPGLAAGAVHVRDALTVQVLPFVPQDQYDRLLWSCDFNAVRGEDSFVRAQWAGRPLLWHIYRQDEDIHLDKLEAFLTLYTKDLSAAAREAISGFWRAWNAGDTVADQWLTTRKHWPELQKHADAWCLEQASRADLAAALVQFYLNWL encoded by the coding sequence ATGCCTGAAATGAAAACCCGCTGGGATATTTTCTGCACCGTGGTCGACAACTTTGGCGACATCGGTGTGACCTGGCGCCTGGCCCGGCAACTGGTCGCCGAGCACTCCCTGGCGGTGCGGCTGTGGGTCGATGACCTGCGGGCGTTCGAACGCCTGTGCCCGGACATCGACATCCATGCCGCGCAGCAGTGGCAGGCGGGTGTCGACGTTCGCCAGTGGCCAGCCGACTGGGCGTCCACCGATGCTGCGGATGTGGTGATTGCTGCCTTTGCCTGCCAGTTGCCAGGCGCCTACATGGATGCCATGGCTTCGCGCGACAAGCTGCCGTTGTGGATGAACCTGGACTATCTGAGCGCCGAAGACTGGGTCGTTGGCTGCCACGGTCTGCCGTCGGTGAAATACAAAAGCGTGCAGAAATACTTTTTCTTCCCGGGGTTCCAGGCCGGCACGGGTGGGCTGTTGCGTGAGCGCGGGTTGCTTGAGCAGCGTCGGCAGTTTCAGCAAAGTCCGGAGCTTCAGCGAACATTCCTGCGGGGGTTAGGCATTGTTCCGGCGGCGGGTGCGCAGTTGATCTCGCTGTTTGCCTACGAAAATGCAGGGCTGGGCAGTTGGCTGGACGTCTTGGCGGCGCACGCGCAGCCTACGCACTTGCTGGTGCCGGAAGGGCGGATTCTCGGCGACGTCGAGCGTTGGCTCGGTGTGCCGGGGCTGGCGGCGGGGGCCGTGCACGTGCGCGACGCCCTGACCGTGCAGGTGCTGCCATTCGTTCCTCAGGACCAGTACGACCGCTTGTTGTGGAGCTGCGACTTCAACGCCGTGCGCGGCGAAGACTCCTTCGTTCGCGCGCAATGGGCGGGTCGGCCGCTGCTCTGGCACATTTATCGACAGGACGAAGACATCCACCTGGACAAGCTCGAAGCCTTCCTGACGCTGTACACAAAAGACCTTTCGGCTGCCGCTCGTGAGGCGATCAGCGGTTTTTGGCGGGCGTGGAATGCTGGCGATACAGTAGCCGATCAGTGGCTGACGACCCGTAAACACTGGCCGGAACTGCAAAAACACGCCGACGCGTGGTGTCTGGAACAGGCCTCGCGGGCGGATCTTGCCGCAGCGCTGGTACAGTTTTACCTAAATTGGCTATGA
- a CDS encoding elongation factor P, whose translation MKTGKELKPGTVIRIDNDPWLVQKAEFTKSGRNSAIMKTKLKNLLTGYKTETVYGADDKLDDVILDRKEATLSFISGDTYTFMDTTDYTMYELNAEDIESVLPFVEEGMTDVCEAVFFEERLVSVELPTTIVRQVDYTEGSARGDTSGKVMKPAKLKNGTELSVADFIEIGDMIEIDTREGGSYKGRAK comes from the coding sequence ATGAAAACTGGTAAAGAACTCAAACCCGGTACCGTGATCCGTATCGACAACGATCCTTGGCTGGTTCAGAAAGCTGAATTCACCAAGTCGGGCCGTAACAGCGCGATCATGAAGACCAAGCTGAAGAACCTGCTGACCGGTTACAAGACCGAAACCGTTTACGGTGCGGACGACAAACTGGACGACGTGATCCTGGATCGCAAAGAAGCGACCCTGTCCTTCATCAGCGGTGACACCTACACGTTCATGGACACCACTGACTACACCATGTACGAGCTGAACGCCGAAGACATCGAAAGCGTTCTGCCATTCGTGGAAGAAGGCATGACCGACGTCTGCGAAGCCGTGTTCTTCGAAGAGCGTCTGGTTTCCGTAGAACTGCCGACCACCATCGTGCGTCAGGTTGACTACACCGAAGGTTCCGCTCGCGGTGACACTTCCGGCAAGGTGATGAAGCCTGCCAAACTGAAGAACGGTACCGAGCTGTCGGTTGCTGACTTCATCGAAATCGGCGACATGATCGAGATCGATACCCGCGAAGGCGGTTCCTACAAAGGCCGTGCTAAATAA
- a CDS encoding alpha/beta hydrolase fold domain-containing protein, which translates to MNTFSKVLTGTLLALSVHSAFAGEVEHNTQAFLDVLNAGTGKPMEQMTPKEARAVLVGAQSGVKLTLPKADVSEKTIQVDGQAISLTIVRPAGVKGELPVFMFFHGGGWVLGDYPTHERLVRDLVAGSGAAAVFVNYTPSPEAHYPVAINQAYAATRWVAEHGKEINVDGKRLAVAGNSVGGNMAAVVALMAKDKGTPAIKFQVLLWPVTDANFDTGSYNQYAEGHFLTRNMMKWFWDNYTTDAKQRNEIYASPLRATTAQLKGLPPALVQTAGADVLRDEGEAYARKLDEAGVPVTSVRYNGLIHDYGLLNVVSQVPAVRSAMLQASQELKEHLK; encoded by the coding sequence ATGAACACTTTCAGCAAAGTCTTGACCGGTACCCTTCTCGCTCTGTCCGTCCACAGCGCATTCGCTGGCGAGGTTGAACACAACACCCAGGCGTTTCTCGATGTGCTGAATGCTGGCACCGGCAAACCGATGGAGCAGATGACGCCCAAAGAAGCTCGCGCCGTGCTGGTGGGCGCGCAGTCCGGGGTGAAGCTGACGCTGCCCAAGGCCGATGTCAGCGAGAAGACCATTCAAGTCGACGGCCAAGCGATCAGCCTGACTATCGTCCGTCCGGCCGGGGTCAAGGGCGAGCTGCCGGTGTTCATGTTCTTCCACGGCGGTGGCTGGGTGCTGGGTGACTACCCGACGCACGAACGCCTGGTGCGTGACCTGGTGGCGGGTTCGGGGGCAGCGGCGGTGTTCGTCAACTACACGCCGTCACCGGAAGCGCATTACCCGGTGGCCATCAACCAGGCTTATGCCGCGACCCGCTGGGTAGCCGAGCATGGCAAGGAAATCAACGTCGACGGCAAGCGTCTGGCCGTGGCGGGTAACAGTGTCGGCGGGAACATGGCGGCAGTTGTTGCGCTGATGGCCAAAGACAAGGGCACGCCGGCGATCAAGTTCCAGGTGCTGCTGTGGCCGGTGACCGATGCCAACTTCGACACCGGGTCCTACAACCAGTATGCCGAGGGGCACTTCCTCACCCGCAACATGATGAAGTGGTTCTGGGACAACTACACCACCGACGCCAAACAGCGTAACGAGATCTACGCCTCGCCGCTGCGGGCCACCACCGCCCAGCTCAAGGGCTTGCCACCTGCCCTGGTGCAGACGGCCGGTGCCGATGTGCTGCGCGATGAAGGCGAAGCCTACGCCCGCAAGCTCGACGAAGCCGGCGTGCCGGTGACCTCGGTTCGCTACAACGGCCTGATCCACGATTACGGTTTGCTCAACGTGGTCAGCCAGGTGCCAGCGGTGCGTTCGGCGATGCTGCAAGCCTCGCAAGAGCTCAAGGAACACCTGAAATAA
- a CDS encoding organic hydroperoxide resistance protein, translating to MQTLYTAIATSTGGRDGRAVSSDNILDVKLATPKELGGAGGAATNPEQLFAAGYSACFIGALKFVASQTKRSIPSDASITAHVGIGQIPGGFGLDIDLHISLPGLEQADAQALVDAAHQVCPYSNATRGNVDVRLHVTV from the coding sequence ATGCAAACTCTCTACACCGCAATCGCAACCTCCACTGGCGGCCGTGACGGTCGTGCGGTTTCCAGCGACAACATCCTCGACGTCAAACTCGCCACGCCAAAAGAACTCGGCGGTGCCGGTGGTGCAGCCACCAACCCTGAGCAACTGTTCGCTGCCGGCTACTCGGCCTGCTTCATCGGCGCGCTGAAGTTCGTTGCCAGCCAGACCAAACGCAGCATCCCAAGCGACGCGTCGATCACTGCCCACGTCGGCATCGGCCAGATTCCTGGTGGCTTCGGTCTGGACATCGACCTGCACATCAGCCTGCCAGGCCTGGAACAAGCCGACGCACAAGCACTGGTCGACGCAGCCCACCAGGTCTGCCCGTACTCCAACGCCACCCGTGGCAACGTTGATGTGCGTCTGCACGTGACCGTCTAA
- a CDS encoding MarR family winged helix-turn-helix transcriptional regulator: protein MNTDRDTQDNCDDLLLENQACFALHSTSLLMTKVYKPLLKALDLTYPQYLAMMVLWEEDGLTVGEISTRLLTDPGSLTPLLKRLEAEGLLSRTRSREDERVVIVELTEQGRALRDKARSIPQCILGASGMTLERLQNLQKELQVLRSNLQDSL, encoded by the coding sequence ATGAACACCGACCGCGACACCCAGGACAATTGCGACGACCTGCTGCTGGAAAACCAGGCCTGCTTCGCCCTGCACTCCACTTCGCTGCTGATGACCAAGGTCTACAAGCCCTTGCTCAAGGCCCTGGACCTGACCTATCCGCAGTACCTGGCCATGATGGTGCTGTGGGAAGAGGATGGCTTGACGGTCGGCGAGATCAGCACGCGATTGCTGACCGATCCCGGATCGCTCACGCCGCTGCTCAAGCGCCTGGAGGCCGAAGGCCTGCTCAGCCGCACGCGCAGCCGCGAGGATGAGCGGGTGGTCATTGTCGAACTGACCGAACAGGGCCGCGCCCTGCGAGACAAGGCCCGCAGCATCCCCCAATGTATCCTCGGCGCCAGCGGTATGACCCTCGAACGCCTGCAGAACCTGCAAAAGGAACTGCAGGTGCTACGTAGTAATTTGCAGGACAGTCTCTAA
- a CDS encoding LysR family transcriptional regulator: MNPNQLTEQLGLFLDVLETGSFSAASRRHPLTPSAVARRIDGLETAVGSQLFVRSTHAVRATPAGLAFAERARRIVAELQLARAEAVSLSSAPEGLIRIDAPAAFGRRHLAPVIADFLMLYPGLDVQLHLIDSFVDMQGLNLGKVDLVLRAGQMADTRLVATPLASMVRIACASPDYLKRRGVPSEPAQLNEHDGLDWDGLAPPFAWRFERDGQLHLHRPARIRMSANNAEALVCGALAGLGIAHLPTWLASEYLLRGELLPLFCENGLPPAETTGIYALRLEQQSNTRSRLLLEYLKTRFSPVPPWDLALQRNLGRH, encoded by the coding sequence ATGAATCCCAATCAACTGACCGAGCAACTGGGGCTGTTCCTCGATGTACTGGAAACCGGCAGTTTTTCTGCCGCTTCACGCCGACATCCACTGACCCCTTCGGCCGTGGCACGGCGCATCGACGGCCTGGAAACCGCCGTCGGCAGCCAATTGTTCGTGCGCAGCACCCATGCCGTGCGGGCGACGCCGGCCGGTCTGGCCTTCGCTGAACGGGCACGACGCATCGTCGCGGAGTTGCAACTGGCCCGTGCCGAAGCGGTATCCCTGAGCAGTGCGCCGGAAGGCCTGATTCGCATCGACGCCCCGGCCGCTTTCGGCCGCCGTCACCTGGCGCCGGTGATTGCCGATTTTCTGATGCTCTACCCCGGCCTGGATGTGCAATTGCACCTGATCGACAGCTTTGTCGACATGCAGGGCCTGAACCTGGGCAAGGTCGATCTGGTGCTGCGCGCCGGACAAATGGCTGATACCCGCCTGGTGGCTACGCCGCTGGCGAGCATGGTGCGCATTGCCTGCGCCAGCCCCGACTACCTGAAACGTCGCGGCGTGCCGAGCGAACCGGCGCAACTGAATGAACACGACGGACTCGACTGGGACGGCCTGGCGCCGCCCTTCGCCTGGCGCTTCGAGCGCGACGGGCAGTTGCATCTGCACCGCCCGGCGCGCATTCGCATGAGTGCCAACAATGCCGAGGCGCTGGTGTGCGGCGCGCTGGCCGGGCTCGGGATCGCCCACTTGCCCACCTGGCTGGCCAGTGAATACCTGCTGCGGGGGGAACTGCTGCCGCTGTTCTGCGAAAACGGCCTGCCGCCTGCGGAAACCACCGGCATCTATGCCCTGCGACTGGAACAGCAGTCCAATACCCGCAGTCGCTTGTTGCTGGAGTATCTGAAGACGCGATTCAGTCCGGTGCCACCCTGGGACCTGGCCTTGCAGCGTAACCTCGGCCGACATTAG
- a CDS encoding sulfite exporter TauE/SafE family protein has product MIEFLLYVVFGAALGTLGGLFGIGGGLIAIPLLGVWCGLDQQIAQGTALVMVVPNVMLALWRYHQRNRIELRHALPLASMGFCFAWLGSIWAVGIDAQTMRIGFVAFLVALSAYNLLRMFSASPTATSQMNYAWPWLGVLGAASGTMGGLFGVGGAVVATPVLTSLFGTTQVVAQGLSLALALPSTGVTLVTYAVHHEVDWMIGIPLAIGGLMSISWGVKVAHALPERLLRGLFCGFLVLCAVMLAFKV; this is encoded by the coding sequence GTGATCGAGTTTTTGCTGTATGTGGTTTTTGGCGCTGCCCTGGGTACCCTGGGTGGGTTGTTCGGCATTGGCGGTGGACTGATCGCCATTCCGTTGCTGGGTGTGTGGTGCGGTCTCGATCAGCAGATCGCCCAGGGCACCGCGCTGGTGATGGTCGTGCCCAACGTGATGCTGGCGCTGTGGCGTTATCACCAGCGCAACCGCATCGAACTGCGCCACGCGTTGCCGTTGGCCTCGATGGGGTTCTGTTTTGCCTGGCTCGGTTCGATCTGGGCAGTGGGCATTGATGCACAGACCATGCGGATCGGCTTCGTCGCGTTCCTGGTCGCGCTGTCGGCCTACAACCTGCTGCGCATGTTCTCGGCCAGCCCGACGGCCACGTCGCAGATGAATTACGCCTGGCCGTGGCTGGGTGTGCTGGGCGCGGCGTCGGGCACCATGGGCGGATTGTTCGGCGTCGGCGGCGCGGTGGTGGCCACGCCAGTGCTGACCAGCCTGTTCGGCACCACCCAGGTGGTTGCCCAGGGCTTGTCGCTGGCCCTGGCGCTGCCGAGTACCGGTGTCACCCTGGTGACCTACGCGGTGCACCATGAGGTGGACTGGATGATCGGCATCCCCCTGGCCATCGGTGGCCTGATGAGCATCAGTTGGGGCGTGAAAGTCGCCCACGCGCTGCCGGAGCGCCTGTTGCGCGGGCTGTTCTGTGGCTTCCTGGTGCTGTGTGCGGTGATGCTCGCCTTTAAAGTTTGA
- a CDS encoding LysR substrate-binding domain-containing protein, translated as MYPSIDTEVLRTFVAIADQGGFTRAGELVNRTQSAVSMQMKRLEEDVLQRQLFQRDGRQVRLTAEGQVLLGYARRILKLHSEVFNTLREPHMVGTVRIGTPDDYVMRFLPGILRRFAQSYPLIQIEVHCESSKQLLLRQDLDLSIVTREPGNEIGQLLRKERFVWAEAQCFSAHEQTPLPLAMFNSDCFCRLWACNALDAMGRDYRVAYNSSSLSAIMAVVSAGLAITAQLESLITEDMRILGEAEGLPELPEASIMLLRNLHNPSPITECLAEHIVEGFKL; from the coding sequence ATGTACCCGAGCATCGACACAGAAGTGCTGCGCACCTTTGTCGCCATCGCCGACCAGGGTGGTTTCACCCGCGCAGGCGAGCTGGTCAACCGCACGCAATCGGCGGTGAGCATGCAGATGAAGCGCCTTGAAGAAGATGTGTTGCAGCGCCAGCTGTTCCAGCGCGATGGCCGCCAGGTCAGGCTGACCGCTGAAGGCCAGGTGCTGCTGGGTTATGCCCGGCGCATCCTCAAGTTGCACAGCGAGGTGTTCAATACCTTGCGCGAGCCGCACATGGTCGGCACCGTGCGCATCGGCACGCCGGACGATTACGTGATGCGCTTTCTGCCGGGGATCCTGCGGCGTTTCGCCCAGTCCTACCCGCTGATCCAGATCGAGGTGCACTGCGAATCATCAAAACAATTGCTGCTGCGCCAGGACCTCGACCTGTCCATCGTCACCCGCGAGCCGGGCAACGAGATCGGCCAGTTGTTGCGCAAGGAACGCTTCGTCTGGGCCGAGGCGCAATGTTTCAGCGCCCATGAACAGACACCCCTGCCGCTGGCGATGTTCAACAGCGACTGCTTCTGCCGCCTGTGGGCCTGCAATGCGCTGGACGCCATGGGCCGCGATTACCGGGTGGCGTACAACAGCTCCAGCCTGTCGGCGATCATGGCAGTGGTCAGCGCCGGCCTGGCCATCACCGCGCAACTGGAAAGCCTGATCACCGAGGACATGCGTATTCTCGGTGAGGCCGAAGGGCTGCCGGAGTTGCCCGAAGCGAGCATCATGCTCCTGCGCAACCTGCATAACCCTTCGCCCATCACCGAATGCCTGGCCGAGCACATCGTCGAAGGCTTCAAACTTTAA
- a CDS encoding DUF1127 domain-containing protein translates to MKGQKGYAEVEKHSIHVVSDLLHKISRWYELHRERELLAGMSDEALKDIGLSRADVEHEAIRPFWDDPMHK, encoded by the coding sequence ATGAAAGGTCAAAAAGGTTACGCCGAAGTCGAAAAACATTCGATCCACGTCGTCTCGGACCTGCTGCACAAGATCAGCCGCTGGTACGAGTTGCACCGTGAACGCGAGTTGCTGGCCGGCATGAGCGACGAAGCGTTGAAGGACATCGGGCTCAGTCGTGCGGACGTCGAGCATGAAGCCATCCGCCCGTTCTGGGATGACCCGATGCACAAATGA